In Triticum aestivum cultivar Chinese Spring chromosome 5B, IWGSC CS RefSeq v2.1, whole genome shotgun sequence, the following proteins share a genomic window:
- the LOC123117880 gene encoding heavy metal-associated isoprenylated plant protein 3 encodes MAEGAGAKEKEGENGTGDERANKKQQKKKEDGDGGKKKEAAPVVLGVDLHCDGCARKVVKAVKAAQGVEGVAADVAAGMVTVSGKAVDPWDIKDRVEARTHKPVAFVSPPNPPNPKKKKDGGDTTADGKKGQAGDGNGAKAAGDDKKKSNNNKEGPESTVVVKIGLHCNGCIDRIRRTAHKIKGVKEVKVDTAKEHVTVQGTMDAKALPDLLRRKLRRDVDVVPPPAPKNKDGGDKKKQQQKDGGEGADKVAGEQQQQQGQGGGGGKKKNKNKNRQEEGGEEAGGAAGVAEQAFPMAMMYGGVGGGGGGVVAGGWTTSYRVEMLHAPQLFSDENPNACAVM; translated from the exons ATGGCGGAGGGTGCCGGCGCCAAGGAGAAAGAGGGGGAGAATGGCACCGGCGACGAGAGGGCAAACaagaagcagcagaagaagaaagaagacgGCGACGGTGGGAAGAAGAAAGAAGCGGCGCCCGTGGTGCTCGGGGTGGACCTGCACTGCGACGGCTGCGCCCGCAAGGTCGTCAAGGCCGTCAAGGCGGCGCAGGGTGTGGAGGGCGTTGCGGCGGACGTGGCCGCCGGCATGGTGACGGTGAGCGGCAAGGCCGTCGACCCCTGGGACATCAAGGACCGCGTCGAGGCCAGGACGCACAAGCCCGTCGCGTTCGTGTCCCCGCCCAACCCacccaaccccaagaagaagaaggacggcGGCGACACCACCGCCGACGGCAAGAAGGGTCAGGCCGGCGACGGCAATGGCGCCAAGGCCGCCGGcgatgacaagaagaagagcaacaaCAACAAGGAG GGTCCGGAGTCGACGGTGGTGGTGAAGATCGGGCTCCACTGCAACGGCTGCATTGACCGGATCAGGCGGACCGCGCACAAGATCAAAG GCGTGAAGGAGGTGAAGGTGGACACGGCCAAGGAGCACGTGACGGTGCAGGGCACCATGGACGCCAAGGccctccccgacctgctccggcgcAAGCTCCGGAGGGACGTCGACGTCGTGCCCCCGCCAGCGCCCAAGAACAAGGACGGCGGCgacaagaagaagcagcagcagaagGACGGCGGCGAGGGGGCCGACAAGGTCGccggggagcagcagcagcagcagggacaaggaggcggcggtggcaagaagaagaacaagaacaagaacaggcaggaggagggcggggaggaggccggcggcgctgCGGGGGTGGCGGAGCAGGCGTTCCCTATGGCGATGATGTacggcggcgtgggcggcggaggagggggagtGGTAGCAGGGGGCTGGACGACGTCGTACCGGGTGGAGATGCTGCACGCGCCGCAGCTGTTCAGCGACGAGAACCCCAACGCCTGCGCCGTCATGTGA